The Methanobacterium sp. BAmetb5 genome includes a region encoding these proteins:
- a CDS encoding virulence RhuM family protein encodes MAEDQKLEKNNIILYKGDEGAATIEVLLKDDTMWSTQKTMAELFDVKVPAISKHLKNIFSEGELVEKSVVSILENTASDGKTYQTKYYDLDAIIAVGYRVNSKKATDFRIWATETLKKYITKGFVLDDELLKNGTRFGKDYFDELLEKVREIRASERRFYQKITDIYAQCSFDYNKDAEITRTFYATVQNKLHWAITHHTAAEIISERADSTKKNMGLTTWKNAPEGKILKTDTDVAKNYLSPKEISELNRIVNMYLDYAENQAERHKLMSMEDWSSRLDAFLKFNEYDILENPGKVSQAVAKEIANKEFEKYRKIQDKDYISDFDKEVAKKYLDKKGNGNT; translated from the coding sequence ATGGCCGAAGATCAAAAATTAGAAAAAAATAATATAATTCTTTACAAGGGTGATGAAGGGGCGGCAACCATTGAAGTTCTTTTAAAAGACGACACCATGTGGTCCACACAAAAAACAATGGCCGAACTTTTTGATGTTAAGGTACCTGCTATTTCTAAACATTTAAAAAATATTTTTTCAGAGGGGGAACTAGTTGAAAAATCAGTTGTTTCCATTTTGGAAAATACTGCCAGCGATGGGAAAACATATCAAACCAAGTATTATGATCTTGATGCAATCATAGCAGTTGGCTACCGCGTAAACTCCAAAAAGGCAACTGATTTCAGAATCTGGGCAACAGAAACATTGAAAAAATACATTACCAAAGGTTTCGTCTTAGATGATGAACTTCTAAAAAACGGTACTCGCTTTGGTAAGGATTATTTTGATGAATTACTGGAAAAGGTCCGTGAAATCCGGGCCAGTGAACGTAGATTCTACCAAAAAATCACTGATATCTATGCACAGTGCAGTTTTGATTATAATAAAGATGCCGAGATTACCCGAACCTTCTATGCCACGGTTCAAAATAAGCTTCACTGGGCCATCACCCACCACACTGCAGCAGAAATCATATCAGAACGAGCTGACAGCACCAAAAAGAATATGGGCCTCACCACTTGGAAGAATGCACCAGAAGGTAAAATCCTAAAAACAGACACTGATGTAGCTAAAAACTATTTATCCCCAAAAGAGATTTCAGAATTGAATCGTATCGTTAACATGTACCTGGACTATGCCGAAAACCAGGCAGAAAGACATAAACTAATGTCCATGGAGGACTGGTCATCAAGGTTAGATGCATTCCTTAAATTCAATGAATACGATATTCTCGAGAATCCCGGGAAAGTTTCCCAGGCAGTAGCCAAGGAAATAGCCAATAAAGAATTTGAAAAGTATCGAAAAATCCAGGATAAAGATTATATCTCTGATTTTGACAAAGAGGTAGCTAAGAAATATTTGGATAAAAAAGGGAATGGAAACACTTAA
- a CDS encoding N-acetyltransferase produces the protein MMKIEKITENKKQFLDLLLLADEQEDMIDKYLPGGDLFALYDDDLKSVCVVVPINSRNCELKNIATYEKYQGRGYGRALINFISDFYKKDYQTMLVGTGETPAILSFYESCGFEKSYRVKNFFTDNYDHPIFEGDIQLVDMIYLKKDL, from the coding sequence ATGATGAAAATAGAAAAAATTACCGAAAATAAAAAACAGTTCCTGGATTTACTGTTGTTGGCAGACGAGCAGGAAGATATGATTGACAAGTATTTGCCAGGTGGAGACTTGTTTGCTTTATACGACGATGATTTGAAAAGTGTTTGTGTTGTAGTGCCCATAAATAGCAGAAACTGCGAGTTGAAAAACATAGCGACCTACGAGAAATATCAAGGCAGAGGGTACGGTAGAGCATTGATAAATTTCATTTCTGATTTTTATAAAAAGGACTACCAAACAATGCTGGTGGGGACCGGCGAAACCCCTGCAATCTTGTCGTTTTATGAAAGTTGTGGGTTTGAAAAGTCATATCGAGTAAAGAATTTCTTTACCGACAATTATGACCACCCTATTTTCGAGGGTGACATCCAACTGGTGGATATGATTTATCTTAAAAAGGATTTATAG
- a CDS encoding class I SAM-dependent methyltransferase, translating into MSNENQTIHEFDLNIIYDYFGNTERQGPGSPEITLKALSFIDGLTAKSKIADIGCGTGGQTMVLAQNTASEIIGVDLFPEFIIQFNQNTQNLNLQDRVKGVTGDMKDLPFQEEELDLIWSEGAIYNIGFERGLNEWRKYLKTGGYIAVTENTWFTQERPTEIQDFWQEAYPEIDTISNKVAQMEKAGYLPIATFVVPEACWTYYYEVQHPQMQESLLEKEKYKGNKSAEDFIAYQQYEAELYDKYKAYYGYVFYIGKRI; encoded by the coding sequence ATGAGCAACGAAAACCAAACGATTCACGAATTTGACTTGAATATTATTTATGATTATTTTGGAAACACAGAACGGCAAGGACCCGGAAGTCCCGAAATAACCCTCAAAGCTTTGAGTTTTATAGATGGTCTTACCGCTAAATCCAAAATTGCCGATATTGGTTGCGGAACAGGCGGTCAAACCATGGTGTTGGCGCAAAACACAGCCAGTGAGATTATCGGTGTTGATTTATTTCCGGAGTTTATCATCCAATTTAACCAGAACACCCAAAACCTAAATCTTCAAGATAGAGTGAAAGGTGTCACCGGTGATATGAAAGATCTTCCCTTTCAAGAAGAAGAATTGGACTTGATCTGGTCGGAAGGTGCGATTTATAACATTGGATTTGAACGTGGATTAAATGAGTGGCGAAAATATCTTAAAACAGGAGGATATATCGCAGTTACCGAAAATACCTGGTTTACCCAAGAGAGACCCACCGAAATTCAGGACTTTTGGCAAGAAGCCTATCCCGAAATAGACACCATATCCAACAAGGTTGCTCAAATGGAAAAAGCAGGTTATCTTCCCATTGCGACTTTTGTTGTCCCCGAAGCCTGTTGGACATATTATTATGAAGTTCAGCACCCCCAAATGCAAGAATCTTTACTGGAAAAAGAAAAATATAAGGGCAATAAATCCGCAGAAGACTTTATAGCCTATCAGCAATATGAAGCAGAGTTATACGACAAATATAAAGCATATTATGGGTATGTGTTTTATATTGGGAAAAGAATCTAA
- a CDS encoding exodeoxyribonuclease III, whose protein sequence is MTTDILSWNVNGLRARYSNRQLDWLQEESPDIFCLQEIKATEDQVKATLDGFDDYYSFYSSSTVTPGFSGVAIYSKIKPNKVVDSFGDGKYKEEGRILLAEFDDFILLNIYFPSGANSDKNIQNKMLHHKLMFYDRFLNLTESLSTSGEKVLICGDFNIAHKHLDLANPKKASKKPGFLQVERALIDRLIAQGYTDTFREFTLDPHHYTWWSNMYNLREKNIGMRLDHFFATQNLKDSIKDAYTRPEIMGSDHCPIGVEIQL, encoded by the coding sequence ATGACAACTGATATTCTATCATGGAACGTAAATGGTCTCAGAGCACGATATAGCAATCGACAGCTTGATTGGTTACAAGAGGAGAGCCCCGATATATTCTGCCTGCAAGAAATTAAAGCCACCGAAGATCAGGTAAAAGCAACTCTAGATGGATTCGATGATTACTATTCCTTTTATTCATCTTCAACTGTAACTCCAGGTTTTAGTGGAGTTGCTATTTACTCTAAAATTAAGCCCAACAAGGTTGTTGATAGTTTTGGAGATGGGAAGTACAAGGAAGAAGGCAGAATTCTATTAGCAGAATTCGATGATTTCATTCTTTTAAACATTTATTTCCCTAGTGGTGCGAACTCTGATAAAAATATCCAGAACAAGATGCTCCATCATAAATTAATGTTTTATGATAGGTTTCTAAACCTAACTGAATCCTTATCAACTTCAGGTGAAAAAGTATTGATTTGTGGGGATTTCAACATTGCTCATAAACACTTGGATCTAGCAAACCCTAAAAAGGCATCTAAAAAGCCGGGATTTCTGCAAGTAGAACGAGCACTTATTGACAGATTAATAGCCCAGGGATATACCGATACATTCCGTGAGTTTACTCTGGACCCCCATCACTATACTTGGTGGAGTAACATGTACAATCTCCGAGAAAAAAATATAGGAATGCGTTTAGATCACTTCTTTGCCACTCAAAATCTTAAAGATAGCATTAAAGATGCATACACCCGTCCTGAAATCATGGGATCTGACCATTGCCCTATAGGAGTTGAAATTCAACTCTAA
- a CDS encoding tRNA-guanine transglycosylase, with protein sequence MTHLQSLMQSKKSESYPIPDGDLLSYNFDLNYLEQYHSNLNFNIHYNDKELFSRRGEALINNRKIQTPALWLGHVMGGRPHPWKFLDIKTIIVNAADILRTKSNTNSICENGIHKHLDFNGAILMDSGGFLFQKKDDLDIDPLLIIDLYEKSKPDLGVILDHPFNPSETNKANQKRWKKTLENTKIMVKNKGKVDLMPVVHGYNPKELKKACDDIKKIIPEPTMVGIGSLVPLLFRTNGTKRFKDPIKFVIDAIRIVQEEFPNSFLHAFGIGSSKTMHLMYSLGVDSLDSTSWRLKAAYGVIQLPGVADRHPLSRNNGRSFLNEKEKKLLNKCQCPSCKNLSINKRLNTLNDQFSARAIHNAHVFLTEQKKFQDKIKNGKTKDFTQKRLNSGIFLKAFKYILEKKEFN encoded by the coding sequence ATGACCCATTTGCAATCCTTGATGCAATCAAAAAAAAGTGAATCGTATCCAATACCTGATGGTGATTTATTGAGCTATAATTTTGATTTAAATTATTTAGAACAATATCATTCTAACTTAAACTTCAATATTCATTATAATGATAAAGAACTATTCTCTCGAAGAGGTGAAGCATTAATTAATAATAGAAAAATCCAAACACCTGCATTGTGGTTAGGGCATGTAATGGGCGGACGTCCACATCCTTGGAAATTTTTAGATATAAAAACTATTATTGTGAATGCAGCAGATATTCTTAGAACTAAATCAAATACAAACTCAATTTGTGAAAACGGAATTCACAAACATCTCGATTTTAATGGTGCTATATTAATGGATTCTGGTGGCTTCTTATTCCAAAAAAAAGATGATTTGGATATCGATCCATTATTGATAATCGATTTATACGAAAAATCTAAACCTGATTTAGGGGTTATTCTAGACCATCCTTTCAATCCTTCTGAAACTAATAAAGCTAATCAAAAAAGATGGAAAAAAACACTAGAAAACACGAAAATAATGGTAAAAAATAAAGGAAAAGTCGATTTAATGCCTGTTGTTCATGGATATAATCCCAAAGAGTTAAAAAAAGCTTGTGATGATATTAAAAAGATTATCCCCGAACCAACTATGGTAGGTATTGGTAGTTTAGTTCCTTTATTATTCAGAACTAACGGTACAAAAAGATTCAAAGATCCAATCAAATTTGTTATCGATGCTATTAGAATTGTACAAGAAGAATTCCCTAACTCTTTTCTGCATGCTTTCGGAATTGGAAGTAGTAAAACAATGCATTTAATGTATTCATTAGGTGTTGATTCTCTTGATTCAACCAGTTGGAGATTAAAAGCAGCTTATGGTGTAATTCAGTTACCTGGAGTTGCAGATCGTCACCCTTTATCACGAAATAACGGACGTTCATTTCTAAATGAAAAAGAAAAAAAATTACTAAATAAATGCCAATGTCCTTCTTGTAAGAATTTATCCATTAATAAAAGATTGAACACATTAAATGATCAATTTTCCGCAAGAGCTATTCATAATGCTCATGTTTTTTTAACTGAACAAAAGAAGTTCCAAGATAAAATCAAAAATGGGAAAACTAAAGATTTTACTCAAAAACGTTTAAATAGTGGAATTTTTCTTAAAGCTTTTAAATATATCCTTGAAAAAAAAGAATTCAATTAA
- a CDS encoding HEAT repeat domain-containing protein — protein sequence MAKSDLIDSKYCKDCYDKINLANKLSLQRCSSCHEYFDPSSSDDPYHCSKCVEKMRRCINCHKKFIPDSKIILCPVCYSNIVKTCQICKKDFVPKSRYHNLCPKCHNKIKNPKKSTPTRSMAEDKSAEEKTIELLIKALDDPNNQENAKKTLIEWGNSSIDQIIQNLGTKNKNKRDILIEILCEMKPIAVTKLIQVLNDEYYQEEYFIKTGCVKALGLIGDKRAVETLIVTLDDYDSFVRSSSAKALGLIGDNRAVEPLIDTLENDIDSIVRIASVNALGKFEDINTIKPIVEAMEEEYSSNLTIHCLKTLVDLDEETAVTYLCKNIDNSQKEIAYFSIELLSSLKGDEYVEKILNSCKTRELSKDEFLKLVNNLLNEDLDIRMEAVKLLGDSNNKRASKYLLKLIDDEDNEIRLEVLKSLGKLKNPETLDVLINTLKDRDTSVRWAAEEAIGNFDQEAIPKISESLKSEDDVLRYYLVAILGEIEDVDSETLLLRSLNDPDIDVKIKTIESLAKIGTERSINPLLNLLNDENSKIQRICSYSLVKICEENDLIRLESILENEYQGENKALEDIIKKVYSKIEKIQAAEKCNENESKIQINEPDTTFTTDKKTKQSSETTPPEDPLENMAEDIGDDPFAILDAIKKK from the coding sequence ATGGCGAAATCAGACTTAATTGATTCTAAATATTGCAAAGATTGCTACGATAAAATCAATTTAGCTAATAAATTATCTTTACAACGCTGCTCATCTTGCCATGAATATTTTGATCCATCATCATCAGATGATCCCTATCACTGCTCAAAATGCGTTGAAAAGATGAGAAGATGCATTAATTGTCATAAAAAATTTATTCCGGATAGTAAAATTATTTTATGTCCTGTATGCTACAGTAATATCGTAAAAACATGCCAGATATGTAAAAAAGATTTTGTCCCTAAATCTAGATATCATAACTTATGTCCTAAATGTCATAATAAAATTAAAAATCCTAAGAAGTCTACCCCGACTAGATCCATGGCTGAAGATAAATCAGCTGAGGAAAAAACAATAGAACTTCTGATCAAAGCACTTGATGATCCTAATAATCAGGAGAATGCTAAAAAAACTTTAATTGAATGGGGTAATTCATCAATCGACCAAATTATTCAAAATTTAGGAACTAAAAATAAGAATAAAAGAGATATATTAATTGAAATATTATGCGAGATGAAGCCAATTGCTGTTACTAAATTAATTCAAGTTCTAAATGATGAATACTATCAAGAGGAGTATTTTATCAAAACAGGTTGTGTGAAGGCTTTAGGATTAATAGGAGATAAAAGAGCGGTTGAAACATTGATCGTAACTTTGGATGACTATGATTCTTTTGTAAGAAGCAGTTCTGCTAAAGCTTTAGGATTAATAGGGGATAATCGAGCTGTTGAACCTTTGATAGATACACTTGAAAATGATATTGACTCTATCGTCCGAATTGCATCTGTGAACGCATTGGGTAAATTTGAAGACATTAATACGATAAAGCCAATAGTTGAAGCGATGGAGGAAGAATATTCTTCAAATTTAACTATTCATTGTTTAAAAACACTAGTTGATCTTGATGAAGAAACAGCTGTGACCTATTTATGTAAAAATATTGATAATAGTCAAAAAGAAATCGCATACTTCTCAATTGAACTACTTAGTTCGCTAAAGGGAGATGAATATGTGGAAAAAATACTTAATTCCTGTAAAACAAGGGAATTAAGCAAAGATGAATTTTTAAAATTAGTGAATAATCTATTAAATGAAGATCTTGATATTAGGATGGAAGCTGTTAAACTTTTAGGAGATAGTAACAATAAAAGGGCTTCGAAATATCTGCTTAAACTAATTGATGATGAGGATAATGAAATAAGATTAGAAGTTCTCAAATCACTGGGTAAACTTAAAAACCCTGAAACACTTGATGTTTTAATAAATACATTAAAAGATCGTGACACATCCGTACGTTGGGCTGCTGAGGAAGCTATTGGGAATTTTGATCAAGAAGCCATACCAAAAATATCCGAATCTCTTAAATCAGAGGATGATGTCTTAAGATATTATTTAGTTGCTATTTTAGGTGAAATTGAGGATGTAGATTCTGAAACTCTTTTACTTAGATCTTTAAATGACCCTGATATTGATGTCAAAATAAAGACCATAGAATCTCTTGCCAAAATAGGCACAGAAAGGTCTATAAATCCACTATTAAATTTATTAAATGATGAAAATTCAAAAATTCAACGCATTTGTTCTTATTCTCTAGTTAAAATTTGTGAAGAAAATGATTTAATTCGTTTAGAATCTATTCTGGAAAATGAATATCAAGGTGAAAATAAAGCTTTAGAAGATATTATTAAAAAAGTATACTCAAAAATTGAAAAAATACAAGCAGCTGAGAAATGTAATGAAAATGAATCTAAGATACAAATAAATGAACCAGATACAACTTTTACAACAGATAAAAAGACAAAACAATCATCTGAGACTACTCCTCCTGAAGATCCTTTAGAAAATATGGCTGAAGATATAGGAGATGACCCATTTGCAATCCTTGATGCAATCAAAAAAAAGTGA
- a CDS encoding helicase-related protein encodes MLKEGITVSGPFWPEQIEIKKVEKLGENTLIIGSTVQSNQLFENLLDDEDLKKLVIDDFVIDFSSPASEVFLSLEAQRYRYTSMFDTFLAMNTSKIDPLPFQLDAVYLHALKQPKMRFMIADDPGAGKTIMAGLIIKELKLRGLAKKILIVSPGHLASQWQREMKDKFNESFRTVNRSYINSYSLENAWDVENQYITSIDFAKQKDIRAMLSGTKWDLVVVDEAHKMSAYMYGKKISKRQRYRLGEVLSRTTEHMLFLTATPHQGDPENYRLLLDLLLPGFFADPAMINEARRNGDNPLFIRRIKEDLRDFDQKPIFTKRYTTTVKFDLNEQEIQLYEDVSRYVRTQFNRALMRGKRVGFSFALLILQRRMASSIYALLKSLERKKASFEEIIENPKLLKKYQSIDDKDLEDESEEDRWILESEWEKKTTVDTITALKAEIKTLDHLIILANSILGERNETKLSKLREVMDSLGEEKILIFTEAKDTLDYLIEKISSWGYEVNTIHGGMNMDERVKAERVFQDQTQVMVATEAAGEGINLQFCHLMINYDIPWNPNRLEQRMGRIHRYKQEKDVNIFNFVAENTREGAVLATILDKLNEIKKSIGSDKVFDVIGDVFQGKDLYNLIAEAVSGERSVVDIQDELDFEVDGEYRERLKKELLNQGLVDNIDYESIFDLSEMNAELSLVPEYLEEFFKKAFIKANGRYNIRKDGTIQIRTVPLEIRKNNDQNSFKKNFGIIEKSYTSITFNRDNANNGTELVTFGHPLLEGLIEWVEKSFYEKMLKGCSFFDPSGEYDGYIWFYEGAVKDGKDEIVGKRLFAIYDDGHEIKKIDPSILWNFEPVDEPTPLNVQLDRKTPKIQVIGLAKNYLKELKVERERQANVKKKYGIKSLQQLITEIDADLTELYIRSDIGEDVDLAIYNKETKKKEYESSLKQLNQEIVQESSLSISLPKFIATINVKSKTIPTTNDSKINIILNYEIKEGREPLLTPSSSGFNIKSKDKNKIRFIAFKFVKDIESKITLTLNEWLKAKRFGENYWLYILVDNGNSYDLYLIQDPKNKLETSKEDFSVKVVPERWQVANKVLEINKNY; translated from the coding sequence ATGTTAAAAGAAGGAATAACGGTATCAGGACCTTTTTGGCCAGAACAAATAGAGATTAAAAAAGTTGAAAAATTAGGAGAAAATACTCTTATTATTGGTTCTACAGTCCAATCAAATCAGCTCTTTGAAAATTTGCTTGATGATGAGGATCTTAAAAAACTAGTTATAGATGATTTTGTAATAGATTTTTCATCTCCAGCGAGTGAAGTCTTTCTATCATTAGAAGCACAAAGATACAGATATACTTCAATGTTTGACACTTTTTTGGCCATGAATACTTCCAAAATTGATCCACTTCCTTTTCAATTAGACGCCGTATATCTTCATGCGTTGAAACAACCTAAAATGCGGTTTATGATTGCAGATGACCCTGGTGCTGGTAAAACTATAATGGCCGGGTTAATCATCAAGGAATTGAAACTTAGAGGATTAGCTAAAAAAATTTTAATCGTATCTCCGGGTCATTTAGCCAGTCAATGGCAAAGGGAAATGAAAGATAAGTTTAATGAATCTTTTAGAACTGTTAATAGGTCATATATCAATAGTTACAGTTTAGAAAATGCTTGGGATGTCGAAAATCAATATATTACTTCGATTGACTTTGCAAAACAAAAAGATATACGTGCAATGTTAAGTGGAACAAAATGGGATTTGGTAGTGGTTGATGAAGCCCATAAAATGTCTGCATATATGTACGGTAAAAAAATTTCCAAACGACAAAGATATCGTTTGGGTGAAGTTCTATCAAGAACTACTGAACACATGCTATTTCTTACTGCAACTCCTCACCAAGGAGATCCAGAAAATTACCGACTACTTCTTGACCTACTTTTACCAGGTTTTTTTGCAGATCCTGCAATGATCAATGAAGCTCGGCGGAACGGTGATAATCCTCTTTTTATTAGGAGAATAAAAGAAGATCTCAGAGATTTTGATCAAAAACCTATTTTTACCAAAAGGTATACAACAACAGTTAAATTCGATTTGAATGAACAGGAAATTCAATTATACGAAGATGTATCAAGATATGTTCGTACGCAATTCAATCGAGCTTTAATGAGAGGTAAGCGAGTAGGTTTTTCATTTGCACTTTTAATTCTTCAAAGAAGAATGGCTTCGAGTATATATGCACTATTGAAGTCTTTGGAAAGGAAAAAAGCTAGTTTTGAAGAAATCATTGAAAACCCAAAATTACTCAAAAAATATCAATCCATTGATGATAAGGATTTAGAAGATGAATCAGAAGAAGATCGTTGGATATTGGAATCAGAATGGGAAAAAAAGACCACCGTAGATACTATCACTGCCTTAAAAGCTGAAATAAAAACGTTAGACCATCTTATAATATTAGCAAATTCTATCTTGGGTGAACGAAACGAAACGAAACTTTCTAAACTGAGAGAAGTAATGGATTCTCTAGGTGAGGAAAAGATACTGATTTTTACTGAAGCTAAAGATACTCTGGATTATTTGATTGAAAAAATTAGCTCTTGGGGGTATGAAGTAAATACCATTCATGGTGGTATGAATATGGATGAGCGGGTTAAAGCTGAAAGGGTTTTCCAAGATCAAACTCAAGTCATGGTAGCCACAGAAGCTGCAGGTGAAGGTATTAATCTCCAATTCTGTCATTTAATGATAAATTATGACATTCCATGGAACCCTAACCGTTTAGAACAAAGAATGGGAAGGATTCATCGATACAAACAAGAAAAAGATGTTAATATATTTAATTTTGTAGCTGAAAATACCCGCGAAGGTGCAGTATTAGCAACCATTCTAGATAAATTAAATGAAATAAAAAAATCGATAGGCTCTGATAAAGTATTTGACGTCATTGGTGATGTATTTCAAGGAAAAGATCTTTATAATTTAATCGCTGAAGCGGTTTCAGGCGAAAGAAGTGTAGTTGATATTCAAGATGAATTAGACTTTGAAGTTGATGGAGAATACAGGGAAAGGTTAAAAAAAGAATTATTAAATCAAGGTTTAGTAGATAATATTGATTATGAATCCATTTTTGATTTAAGTGAGATGAATGCTGAATTAAGTCTCGTGCCAGAATATTTAGAAGAATTCTTTAAAAAGGCATTTATAAAAGCTAATGGCAGATATAACATTAGAAAGGATGGTACAATCCAAATACGAACAGTACCGCTTGAAATTCGTAAAAATAATGATCAAAATTCATTTAAAAAGAACTTTGGCATTATTGAAAAATCTTACACAAGTATAACCTTTAACCGTGATAATGCTAATAATGGAACTGAACTAGTTACATTTGGACATCCACTTTTAGAGGGTCTTATTGAATGGGTTGAAAAATCATTTTATGAAAAAATGCTAAAAGGTTGTTCTTTTTTTGATCCTTCTGGAGAATATGATGGATATATTTGGTTCTATGAAGGTGCCGTTAAGGATGGTAAGGATGAAATTGTAGGTAAAAGATTGTTTGCCATATACGATGATGGTCACGAAATTAAAAAGATTGATCCATCAATATTATGGAATTTTGAACCTGTGGATGAACCAACACCTTTGAATGTTCAATTAGATCGAAAAACACCCAAAATTCAGGTTATTGGGTTGGCTAAGAACTATCTAAAAGAACTCAAAGTTGAAAGAGAGCGTCAAGCTAATGTGAAGAAGAAGTATGGAATAAAATCACTCCAGCAATTAATAACTGAAATAGATGCTGATTTAACAGAACTTTATATAAGATCAGATATTGGTGAAGATGTTGATTTAGCGATATACAATAAAGAAACAAAGAAAAAAGAATATGAATCTTCATTAAAACAATTGAATCAAGAGATTGTTCAAGAAAGTAGCCTTAGTATATCTTTACCTAAGTTTATTGCCACTATTAATGTTAAATCGAAAACTATTCCCACGACTAATGACTCGAAAATTAATATAATTTTAAATTATGAAATTAAGGAAGGTCGTGAACCCTTATTGACTCCATCAAGCTCCGGCTTTAATATCAAATCAAAGGATAAAAACAAGATTAGATTTATAGCTTTTAAATTTGTCAAAGATATTGAAAGTAAAATCACGTTAACGCTTAATGAATGGTTAAAAGCAAAACGATTCGGAGAAAATTACTGGTTATACATCTTAGTAGATAACGGTAATTCTTATGATTTGTACTTGATCCAGGACCCAAAAAATAAATTAGAAACGTCAAAAGAAGATTTTTCTGTTAAGGTAGTTCCTGAGAGGTGGCAAGTAGCTAATAAAGTTCTTGAAATAAATAAAAATTATTGA